From a region of the Streptomyces sp. NBC_00193 genome:
- the eccD gene encoding type VII secretion integral membrane protein EccD: MNTAEATGFRRVTVVAPDSRIDVALPEDIAVADIYPELLRLTGQTQPVGAPTGFHLVLRSGTVLDGARTLAAQQVLDGEVLSLRPFAESLPPAVFDDVSDAVAAAVVRDRHRWSDDMLRGAGLTGAAVLFVLLGFVLWYADPVLHDMHGLPGIIAGSVGVLLTAAAGVRARVYRDRGSAVALGLAAVPHLLLAGAGIIAPAAGQGPGRLQFLLGCVCVLVASVALVALTPDGDAPFVATTFLAATGTLATFAAIAADAGATSAAAVCAPAAIGLVAFLPGFSARFARLPIGYAAPQSATAEYEAPDRYESEPYGERSATDGHDSGAPLDAEAIAAQARRGHEMLLGLVGGCAAVAVGSAAVLGFSDNTWARLLALATGLAMLLRARLFRYTSQVACTLVAGFAALGLLVLGLAMHPPAALLRELALYGDHSGLEIRTLWLSAAVAAGAALFAGIALVIPRKGLSPFWGRLLDLTEAAVLLSLVPLALAVLDVYARARALTS, encoded by the coding sequence GTGAACACCGCCGAGGCGACCGGCTTCCGCAGGGTCACCGTCGTGGCTCCCGACAGCCGCATAGACGTCGCCCTCCCCGAGGACATCGCCGTCGCCGACATCTACCCCGAGCTGCTGCGCCTCACCGGCCAGACCCAGCCCGTCGGCGCACCCACCGGCTTCCACCTGGTCCTGCGCTCCGGCACCGTCCTCGACGGCGCCCGCACCCTCGCGGCCCAGCAGGTCCTCGACGGCGAAGTACTGAGCCTGCGCCCCTTCGCGGAATCCCTGCCCCCCGCCGTCTTCGACGACGTCTCCGACGCCGTCGCCGCCGCCGTGGTGCGCGACCGCCACCGCTGGAGCGACGACATGCTGCGCGGCGCGGGCCTGACCGGCGCCGCCGTCCTCTTCGTCCTCCTCGGCTTCGTCCTCTGGTACGCCGACCCCGTCCTGCACGACATGCACGGACTGCCCGGCATCATCGCCGGCTCCGTCGGCGTGCTCCTCACCGCCGCCGCGGGCGTCCGCGCCCGGGTCTACCGCGACCGCGGCTCCGCCGTCGCCCTCGGCCTCGCCGCCGTACCGCACCTGCTGCTCGCCGGCGCCGGCATCATCGCCCCCGCCGCCGGCCAGGGCCCCGGCCGGCTCCAGTTCCTCCTCGGCTGCGTCTGCGTGCTCGTCGCCTCCGTCGCCCTCGTCGCGCTCACCCCCGACGGCGACGCCCCCTTCGTCGCGACCACCTTCCTCGCCGCCACCGGGACCCTGGCCACCTTCGCCGCCATCGCCGCCGACGCCGGCGCGACCTCCGCCGCGGCCGTCTGCGCCCCCGCGGCCATCGGCCTCGTCGCCTTCCTCCCCGGCTTCTCCGCCCGCTTCGCCCGCCTCCCCATCGGCTACGCCGCCCCGCAGAGCGCCACCGCCGAGTACGAGGCTCCGGACCGCTACGAGAGCGAGCCGTACGGTGAGCGCTCCGCCACCGACGGGCACGACTCCGGAGCCCCCCTCGACGCCGAGGCCATCGCAGCCCAGGCCCGCCGCGGCCACGAGATGCTCCTCGGCCTCGTCGGCGGCTGCGCCGCCGTCGCCGTCGGCTCGGCCGCCGTCCTCGGCTTCTCGGACAACACCTGGGCCCGGCTCCTGGCCCTGGCGACCGGCCTCGCCATGCTGCTGCGCGCCCGCCTCTTCCGCTACACCTCCCAGGTCGCCTGCACCCTCGTGGCCGGCTTCGCCGCCCTGGGCCTGCTCGTCCTGGGCCTCGCCATGCACCCGCCGGCCGCCCTGCTCCGGGAGCTCGCCCTGTACGGGGACCACAGCGGCCTGGAGATCCGTACGCTCTGGCTCTCCGCCGCCGTCGCCGCCGGTGCGGCCCTCTTCGCCGGAATTGCATTGGTCATTCCCCGCAAGGGTCTGTCACCCTTCTGGGGGCGGCTGCTCGACCTCACCGAGGCGGCGGTCCTCCTCAGCCTGGTCCCGCTGGCCCTGGCCGTGCTCGACGTCTACGCCCGGGCCCGCGCTCTCACCAGCTGA